The following proteins are encoded in a genomic region of Camelus ferus isolate YT-003-E chromosome 8, BCGSAC_Cfer_1.0, whole genome shotgun sequence:
- the CNR1 gene encoding cannabinoid receptor 1, translated as MKSILDGLADTTFRTITTDLLYVGTNDIQYEDIKGDMASKLGYFPQKFPLTSFRGSPFQEKMTAGDNTQLVPADQVNITEFYNKSLSSYKENEENIQCGENFMDMECFMILNPSQQLAIAVLSLTLGTFTVLENLLVLCVILHSRSLRCRPSYHFIGSLAVADLLGSVIFVYSFVDFHVFHRKDSPNVFLFKLGGVTASFTASVGSLFLTAIDRYISIHRPLAYKRIVTRPKAVVAFCLMWTIAIVIAVLPLLGWNCKKLQSVCSDIFPLIDETYLMFWIGVTSVLLLFIVYAYMYILWKAHSHAVRMIQRGTQKSIIIHTSEDGKVQVTRPDQARMDIRLAKTLVLILVVLIICWGPLLAIMVYDVFGKMNKLIKTVFAFCSMLCLLNSTVNPIIYALRSKDLRHAFRSMFPSCEGTAQPLDNSMGDSDCLHKHANNAASVHRAAESCIKSTVKIAKVTMSVSTDTSAEAL; from the coding sequence ATGAAGTCGATCCTCGATGGCCTTGCAGATACCACCTTCCGCACCATCACCACGGACCTCCTCTATGTGGGCACCAATGATATTCAGTACGAAGACATCAAAGGCGACATGGCCTCCAAATTAGGGTACTTCCCGCAGAAATTTCCTTTAACTTCCTTTAGGGGAAGCCCCTTCCAAGAAAAGATGACTGCCGGCGACAACACCCAGTTAGTCCCCGCAGACCAGGTGAACATCACCGAATTCTACAACAAGTCTCTCTCGTCCTACAAAGAGAATGAGGAGAACATTCAGTGTGGGGAGAACTTCATGGACATGGAGTGCTTCATGATTCTCAACCCCAGCCAGCAGCTGGCCATCGCCGTGCTGTCCCTCACGCTGGGCACCTTCACGGTCCTGGAGAATCTGCTGGTGCTGTGCGTCATCCTGCACTCACGCAGCCTCCGCTGCCGGCCTTCCTACCACTTCATCGGTAGCCTGGCCGTCGCTGACCTCCTGGGCAGCGTCATCTTCGTCTACAGCTTCGTGGACTTCCATGTGTTCCACCGCAAAGACAGCCCCAACGTGTTTCTGTTCAAACTGGGCGGGGTCACGGCCTCCTTCACCGCCTCGGTAGGCAGCCTGTTCCTCACGGCCATAGACAGGTACATATCTATTCACAGGCCCCTGGCCTATAAGAGGATCGTCACCAGGCCCAAGGCCGTGGTGGCCTTTTGCCTGATGTGGACCATTGCAATCGTGATAGCTGTGCTGCCTCTCCTGGGCTGGAACTGCAAGAAACTGCAGTCCGTGTGCTCAGACATTTTCCCTCTCATCGATGAAACCTACCTGATGTTCTGGATTGGGGTGACCAGTGTGCTGCTGCTGTTCATCGTCTACGCCTACATGTACATTCTCTGGAAGGCTCACAGCCATGCCGTCCGCATGATCCAGCGCGGGACCCAGAAGAGCATCATCATCCACACATCAGAGGACGGCAAGGTGCAGGTGACCCGGCCGGACCAAGCCCGCATGGACATCAGGTTGGCCAAGACCCTGGTCCTGATCCTGGTGGTTCTGATCATCTGCTGGGGCCCTCTGCTCGCCATCATGGTGTACGATGTCTTTGGGAAGATGAACAAGCTCATTAAGACGGTGTTTGCCTTCTGTAGCATGCTCTGCCTGCTAAATTCTACCGTGAACCCCATCATCTACGCTCTGCGGAGCAAGGACCTGAGACATGCTTTCCGGAGCATGTTCCCCTCATGTGAAGGCACCGCGCAGCCTCTCGACAACAGCATGGGGGACTCAGACTGCCTGCACAAACACGCCAACAATGCAGCCAGCGTCCACAGGGCGGCAGAGAGCTGCATCAAGAGCACGGTCAAGATCGCCAAGGTGACCATGTCTGTCTCCACGGACACGTCCGCTGAGGCGCTGTGA